The proteins below are encoded in one region of Gemmatimonadaceae bacterium:
- a CDS encoding carboxypeptidase-like regulatory domain-containing protein, with amino-acid sequence MRPDRVARRLIAASLALAGATRVHAQRLTGTVTDQGAHVPGAVVMLVGADGAIAGRTVSKEDGSYSVSAAREGSYMVRVLRIGFRPTVAGPVDLRAATPARRDLPLSGRVQVLPSVQVVDRGKCQVHPDTSGIAFRLWDEARTALIATVLTESEPLGVRLTHDERTFDPSGGKVLVDSASTADGASRRPIVTLAPDELARSGYASNDEHGGTTYWGPDANVLLSESFAALHCIRPELPPADTGAFAGVLGVAFEPSVKGGGGHVDVRGVLWIDRQSAELRSLDYTYVNVTSVVERAHAGGHVEFLRLPDGSWTISRWWIRSPIVETTIFREPSTVPGAPPGQRTSQRLIGIHESRGDILELRRGGAVWWERGRVSVAVRVTDSAGAAVRAMVSLNDTARSFATAEDGVVRFDRVLPGPARLIVHVPALDSLDAPGTLAGITIPDHPFDPIGVRVPSAQEAFAARCGNEALEWNEGAVRGRVALQDAAGASVEVSWDMPYARLGGGPPVVVHEARSVAADARGGYFVCGVPRGLALTVRVSGGTGAARGVASDQPRIRQARVPAGGYVVVVDFDR; translated from the coding sequence GTGCGCCCTGACCGAGTTGCGCGTCGCCTGATCGCCGCGAGCCTCGCGCTCGCCGGCGCGACACGCGTCCACGCGCAGCGGCTGACCGGCACGGTCACCGATCAAGGCGCGCATGTTCCCGGCGCGGTCGTGATGCTCGTCGGCGCCGACGGCGCGATCGCCGGACGCACGGTCTCGAAAGAAGACGGCAGCTACAGCGTGAGCGCGGCACGCGAGGGCAGCTACATGGTTCGCGTGCTCCGCATCGGATTTCGTCCGACGGTCGCGGGACCAGTCGACCTGCGCGCCGCGACGCCGGCGCGCCGCGACCTGCCTCTGTCGGGACGTGTCCAGGTGCTGCCGTCGGTTCAGGTGGTGGATCGCGGGAAGTGCCAAGTCCACCCGGACACCAGCGGGATTGCGTTTCGACTCTGGGACGAGGCGCGCACGGCGCTCATCGCCACCGTACTCACCGAGTCCGAGCCGCTGGGCGTTCGCCTGACGCACGACGAGCGCACGTTCGACCCAAGCGGCGGCAAGGTGCTCGTGGATTCCGCGTCGACCGCGGACGGAGCGTCGCGCCGGCCGATCGTGACCCTCGCGCCCGACGAGCTGGCGCGATCCGGCTACGCCTCGAACGACGAGCACGGCGGCACGACCTACTGGGGACCCGACGCAAACGTGCTGCTCTCCGAATCCTTCGCCGCGCTGCACTGCATCCGGCCTGAGCTTCCGCCGGCCGACACCGGAGCGTTCGCCGGCGTGCTCGGCGTCGCGTTCGAGCCGTCGGTGAAAGGGGGGGGCGGACACGTGGACGTTCGCGGTGTGCTGTGGATCGATCGACAGAGCGCGGAGCTGCGATCGCTCGATTACACCTACGTGAATGTCACGTCGGTGGTCGAGCGGGCTCACGCGGGCGGACATGTCGAGTTCTTGCGGCTTCCCGACGGGAGCTGGACGATCAGCCGCTGGTGGATTCGATCGCCGATCGTCGAGACGACGATTTTTCGCGAGCCCTCGACCGTACCCGGCGCGCCGCCCGGACAGCGGACGAGTCAGCGCTTGATCGGAATTCACGAATCGCGGGGCGACATCCTCGAGTTGCGCCGCGGCGGCGCCGTGTGGTGGGAACGCGGCCGCGTCAGCGTCGCCGTCCGCGTCACCGATTCGGCCGGCGCCGCCGTTCGCGCGATGGTCTCCCTGAACGACACCGCGCGGAGCTTCGCGACCGCCGAGGACGGCGTCGTTCGGTTCGACCGCGTGCTTCCCGGTCCGGCGCGTCTCATCGTGCACGTCCCGGCGCTGGATTCGCTCGACGCACCTGGCACATTGGCCGGCATCACCATCCCCGATCATCCCTTCGATCCGATCGGCGTGCGGGTGCCGAGCGCGCAGGAAGCGTTCGCGGCGCGGTGCGGCAACGAGGCGCTCGAGTGGAACGAGGGCGCCGTGCGGGGGCGAGTCGCGCTCCAGGATGCCGCTGGCGCGAGCGTCGAGGTTTCGTGGGACATGCCGTACGCGAGATTGGGCGGCGGTCCCCCGGTCGTCGTACACGAGGCGCGCAGCGTGGCAGCCGACGCGCGCGGCGGCTACTTCGTCTGTGGCGTGCCGCGAGGCCTCGCGCTCACGGTTCGCGTTTCGGGAGGGACCGGCGCCGCGCGGGGAGTGGCTTCCGACCAGCCGCGAATCCGCCAGGCCAGGGTGCCGGCCGGCGGATACGTTGTGGTCGTCGACTTCGATCGCTGA